A single region of the Camelus dromedarius isolate mCamDro1 chromosome 21, mCamDro1.pat, whole genome shotgun sequence genome encodes:
- the LAD1 gene encoding ladinin-1 isoform X1 codes for MSVSRKDWAALSSLARQWTLEDEEEQERERRRRHRNLRSTSDDEAPWPSPDADPPALERSLSMEEAEVPQPLPPASKGEDEDVPATLRSRQERRQRRQAVEVAQAPIWEQLEAEEGRDSSGAGQAKKAPPVPKKEVELPSRRRLSQGRPGSWALEEEEESSAGREPGGSRRGVSEKGPAPEKPSAAEKTLVPEKRPDSKLSVSEKAPSRDQVSVLERIAVLEKTTASGKRSVLEKTSVSEKLLASGKAPGSERSLVSEKASVFEKTPATETKPEAREQLASGESPSTAEEQRRAGPEKKPPSSAGLREQRPEPLTVACRLPPITLQMKIPSKEDEADTPSPTQSTYSSSLQRSSPRTISFRMSPRRDNSETTLTRSSSMRLPAGTVKLGQKLERYHTAIQRSESVKSPGSSRTEFLVAPVDVASKRHLFEKELVGQSRDEPASSRKENLRLSGVVTSRLNLWISRTQEPGDQDPQEVQKESAAARRTLWRKKADASLDAEPFALQV; via the exons ATGTCCGTCAGCAGGAAGGACTGGGCCGCACTGTCCAG cCTGGCCAGGCAGTGGACCCTGGAGGATGAGGAAGAGCAGGAGCGGGAACGGCGGCGGCGGCACCGCAATCTGAGGTCCACCTCGGACGATGAAGCTCCCTGGCCGTCCCCAGATGCAGACCCGCCGGCCCTGGAGAG ATCGCTGAGCATGGAGGAAGCAGAGGTGCCCCAGCCACTACCCCCAGCCTCCAAAGGTGAGGACGAGGATGTCCCGGCCACCCTCAGGTCGCGGCAGGAGCGGAGGCAGAGGCGGCAGGCGGTGGAGGTGGCACAGGCCCCCATCTGGgagcagctggaggcagaggaggggagggacagctCAGGCGCTGGGCAGGCCAAGAAGGCGCCCCCGGTGCCCAAGAAGGAGGTGGAGCTGCCATCTCGCAGGAGACTGAGCCAGGGGCGGCCGGGCtcctgggccctggaggaggaggaggagagctcGGCCGGCAGGGagccaggaggcagcaggagggggGTCTCGGAAAAAGGCCCGGCTCCGGAGAAGCCCTCTGCTGCAGAGAAGACATTAGTGCCTGAAAAGAGACCAGACTCCAAGCTCTCCGTCTCTGAGAAGGCCCCCAGCCGCGACCAAGTGTCTGTGTTGGAGAGGATCGCAGTGTTGGAAAAAACGACCGCCTCAGGAAAGAGATCAGTTCTGGAAAAAACCAGTGTCTCAGAGAAGCTGCTGGCCTCAGGGAAGGCGCCGGGCTCAGAGAGGAGCCTGGTGTCTGAGAAGGCGTCAGTCTTTGAGAAGACCCCGGCCACGGAGACAAAGCCCGAGGCCCGGGAGCAGCTGGCCTCTGGGGAGAGCCCGTCCACCGCCGAGGAGCAGAGAAGGGCCGGCCCCGAGAAGAAGCCCCCGTCCTCGGCAGGGCTGCGAGAGCAAAGGCCGGAGCCTCTGACAGTGGCTTGCCGCCTCCCACCCATCACTCTCCAG ATGAAAATCCCCAGCAAGGAGGATGAGGCAGACACACCCTCGCCCACCCAGTCCACCTACAGCAGCTCCCTCCAGCGCTCCAGCCCCAGGACCATCTCCTTTCGG ATGAGCCCCAGGAGGGACAACTCCGAGACCACCTTAACCCGcag CAGCAGCATGAGGCTCCCGGCCGGCACGGTCAAGTTAGGCCAGAAGCTGGAGCGATACCACACGGCTATACAG AGATCAGAATCCGTCAAGTCTCCGGGGTCCTCCCGCACTGAGTTCTTGGTGGCTCCCGTGGACGTGGCCAGCAAGCGCCACCTCTTTGAGAAGGAGCTGGTGGGTCAGAGCCGAGACGAGCCGGCCTCCAGCCGGAAG GAGAACCTGAGGCTCTCGGGGGTTGTGACATCAAGGCTCAACCTGTGGATCAGCAGGACCCAGGAGCCTGGAGATCAGGACCCCCAG GAGGTGCAGAAAGAGTCGGCAGCAGCCAGGAGAACCCTGTGGAGGAAGAAAGCAGACGCCTCCCTGGATGCTGAG CCCTTTGCCCTGCAGGTGTGA
- the LAD1 gene encoding ladinin-1 isoform X2, whose amino-acid sequence MSVSRKDWAALSSLARQWTLEDEEEQERERRRRHRNLRSTSDDEAPWPSPDADPPALERSLSMEEAEVPQPLPPASKGEDEDVPATLRSRQERRQRRQAVEVAQAPIWEQLEAEEGRDSSGAGQAKKAPPVPKKEVELPSRRRLSQGRPGSWALEEEEESSAGREPGGSRRGVSEKGPAPEKPSAAEKTLVPEKRPDSKLSVSEKAPSRDQVSVLERIAVLEKTTASGKRSVLEKTSVSEKLLASGKAPGSERSLVSEKASVFEKTPATETKPEAREQLASGESPSTAEEQRRAGPEKKPPSSAGLREQRPEPLTVACRLPPITLQMKIPSKEDEADTPSPTQSTYSSSLQRSSPRTISFRMSPRRDNSETTLTRSSSMRLPAGTVKLGQKLERYHTAIQRSESVKSPGSSRTEFLVAPVDVASKRHLFEKELVGQSRDEPASSRKENLRLSGVVTSRLNLWISRTQEPGDQDPQEVQKESAAARRTLWRKKADASLDAEV is encoded by the exons ATGTCCGTCAGCAGGAAGGACTGGGCCGCACTGTCCAG cCTGGCCAGGCAGTGGACCCTGGAGGATGAGGAAGAGCAGGAGCGGGAACGGCGGCGGCGGCACCGCAATCTGAGGTCCACCTCGGACGATGAAGCTCCCTGGCCGTCCCCAGATGCAGACCCGCCGGCCCTGGAGAG ATCGCTGAGCATGGAGGAAGCAGAGGTGCCCCAGCCACTACCCCCAGCCTCCAAAGGTGAGGACGAGGATGTCCCGGCCACCCTCAGGTCGCGGCAGGAGCGGAGGCAGAGGCGGCAGGCGGTGGAGGTGGCACAGGCCCCCATCTGGgagcagctggaggcagaggaggggagggacagctCAGGCGCTGGGCAGGCCAAGAAGGCGCCCCCGGTGCCCAAGAAGGAGGTGGAGCTGCCATCTCGCAGGAGACTGAGCCAGGGGCGGCCGGGCtcctgggccctggaggaggaggaggagagctcGGCCGGCAGGGagccaggaggcagcaggagggggGTCTCGGAAAAAGGCCCGGCTCCGGAGAAGCCCTCTGCTGCAGAGAAGACATTAGTGCCTGAAAAGAGACCAGACTCCAAGCTCTCCGTCTCTGAGAAGGCCCCCAGCCGCGACCAAGTGTCTGTGTTGGAGAGGATCGCAGTGTTGGAAAAAACGACCGCCTCAGGAAAGAGATCAGTTCTGGAAAAAACCAGTGTCTCAGAGAAGCTGCTGGCCTCAGGGAAGGCGCCGGGCTCAGAGAGGAGCCTGGTGTCTGAGAAGGCGTCAGTCTTTGAGAAGACCCCGGCCACGGAGACAAAGCCCGAGGCCCGGGAGCAGCTGGCCTCTGGGGAGAGCCCGTCCACCGCCGAGGAGCAGAGAAGGGCCGGCCCCGAGAAGAAGCCCCCGTCCTCGGCAGGGCTGCGAGAGCAAAGGCCGGAGCCTCTGACAGTGGCTTGCCGCCTCCCACCCATCACTCTCCAG ATGAAAATCCCCAGCAAGGAGGATGAGGCAGACACACCCTCGCCCACCCAGTCCACCTACAGCAGCTCCCTCCAGCGCTCCAGCCCCAGGACCATCTCCTTTCGG ATGAGCCCCAGGAGGGACAACTCCGAGACCACCTTAACCCGcag CAGCAGCATGAGGCTCCCGGCCGGCACGGTCAAGTTAGGCCAGAAGCTGGAGCGATACCACACGGCTATACAG AGATCAGAATCCGTCAAGTCTCCGGGGTCCTCCCGCACTGAGTTCTTGGTGGCTCCCGTGGACGTGGCCAGCAAGCGCCACCTCTTTGAGAAGGAGCTGGTGGGTCAGAGCCGAGACGAGCCGGCCTCCAGCCGGAAG GAGAACCTGAGGCTCTCGGGGGTTGTGACATCAAGGCTCAACCTGTGGATCAGCAGGACCCAGGAGCCTGGAGATCAGGACCCCCAG GAGGTGCAGAAAGAGTCGGCAGCAGCCAGGAGAACCCTGTGGAGGAAGAAAGCAGACGCCTCCCTGGATGCTGAG GTGTGA